The following proteins are encoded in a genomic region of Musa acuminata AAA Group cultivar baxijiao chromosome BXJ2-11, Cavendish_Baxijiao_AAA, whole genome shotgun sequence:
- the LOC135626642 gene encoding small ribosomal subunit protein mS86 (rPPR1)-like — protein MELWPARVTHLVTDPIVAMALLVRLCRCLPPLGLPLPRRLSAAPTADPAEPITAVAALSLLRSEKDPARVLSICRAAALSPNSYPDRTALSLAVSSLSAAGSPTSVRSLLDGLLSSTSAAVARPHVIVLFGQAGMLPDALRTFEASQTPSVRSLNALLFACILSKKHAEVPRIFYDFTISYGINPNLDTYNTVIKAFCESGSSRCFFSVLEEMVRMRIKPNLTTFSVALAGFYREQLFDDIRKVLWLMKKHKCHAGLSIYNVRILSLCKLKKSNEAKELLKEMRMRGMKPNWVTYDHLILGFCIEGCLDEAKVLFREMDKRGLVPESRCYFSLIYFLCKGGAFEMALEVCRKSMERNWVPCFSLMRELVNGLVSTSKFEEARDIIAKVKEKFPTNAEMWREVEGTLP, from the coding sequence ATGGAGTTGTGGCCGGCTCGCGTTACCCACCTTGTAACCGACCCAATCGTTGCGATGGCTTTGCTCGTCAGGCTCTGCCGCTGCCTCCCTCCTCTCGGCCTCCCCCTCCCCCGCCGCCTCTCCGCTGCCCCGACCGCGGACCCTGCCGAACCCATCACTGCCGTCGCTGCCCTCTCACTTCTCCGCTCCGAGAAGGACCCGGCCCGCGTTCTCTCCATCTGCCGCGCCGCTGCACTCTCGCCCAACTCCTACCCCGATCGAACTGCCCTCTCCCTCGCCGTCTCCTCCCTCTCGGCCGCTGGCTCCCCCACCTCCGTCCGATCCCTCCTCGACGGCCTCCTCTCCTCCACCTCCGCCGCCGTTGCCCGTCCCCACGTCATTGTCCTCTTCGGCCAGGCCGGCATGCTCCCGGACGCCCTCCGCACATTCGAAGCATCCCAAACCCCGTCTGTTCGATCTCTCAACGCTCTCCTCTTCGCCTGCATCCTGTCCAAGAAACACGCCGAGGTCCCGagaatcttctacgattttaccatTTCCTACGGTATAAACCCTAATCTCGACACCTACAACACCGTAATTAAAGCATTTTGCGAATCGGGATCGTCAAGATGCTTCTTTTCCGTCTTGGAGGAGATGGTTCGGATGAGAATAAAGCCAAATTTGACGACTTTCAGCGTTGCGCTTGCTGGGTTTTACCGCGAGCAGTTATTTGATGATATTAGGAAGGTTCTGTGGTTGATGAAGAAGCATAAATGTCATGCCGGTCTCTCAATCTATAATGTTAGGATTCTGAGCTTATGCAAGCTGAAGAAAAGCAATGAGGCCAAGGAGTTACTGAAGGAAATGCGAATGAGGGGCATGAAGCCAAATTGGGTCACCTATGATCATCTCATCTTGGGGTTCTGCATTGAGGGGTGCTTGGATGAGGCGAAGGTGCTTTTCAGGGAGATGGATAAGAGAGGATTGGTCCCTGAGAGCAGGTGTTACTTCAGTTTGATTTACTTTCTGTGCAAAGGTGGGGCTTTTGAGATGGCTTTGGAAGTGTGTAggaagagtatggagaggaattgGGTGCCATGTTTTTCCCTTATGAGGGAGCTTGTGAATGGGCTTGTTAGTACTTCGAAGTTTGAGGAGGCTAGGGATATTATTGCAAAGGTGAAGGAGAAGTTCCCCACAAATGCTGAGATGTGGAGGGAGGTGGAAGGAACTTTGCCGTAG
- the LOC135627583 gene encoding NDR1/HIN1-like protein 13 — MPTELSSPPTLFISRPVHRTLTKRVVKLICSAFLSLLLAACVLLFVLWLALRPHRPRFHVSSFSVTGLSANGSAPLTFSFEVAVRNPNQEIAVSYDSVFVSVYYRDDRVGAAAAPAAGPFFQPPKNTTVISGKAAGVAPAAAAGTVAREARAGSVVFRLQLASVVRFRMSTWDTHRHHLHVSCDVEVGPDGLITVGSKDKRCYIYFL, encoded by the coding sequence ATGCCCACCGAACTCAGCTCGCCGCCAACCCTGTTCATCTCGCGGCCGGTCCATAGGACCCTCACCAAGCGAGTCGTCAAGCTCATCTGCTCCGCCTTCCTATCCCTCCTCCTCGCCGCCTGCGTCCTCCTCTTCGTGCTCTGGCTCGCCCTCCGCCCCCACCGCCCCCGCTTCCACGTATCCTCATTCTCCGTCACCGGCCTCTCCGCCAACGGCTCGGCCCCTCTCACCTTCTCCTTCGAGGTCGCGGTCCGGAACCCCAACCAGGAGATCGCCGTCTCCTACGACTCGGTCTTCGTCTCGGTCTACTACCGGGACGACCGGGTCGGGGCCGCGGCAGCCCCGGCGGCGGGACCGTTCTTCCAGCCGCCGAAGAACACGACGGTGATAAGCGGGAAGGCGGCGGGGGTGGCGCCGGCTGCGGCAGCGGGGACGGTCGCGCGGGAGGCGAGGGCGGGCTCGGTGGTGTTCCGACTGCAGCTGGCGTCGGTGGTGCGGTTCAGGATGTCGACGTGGGACACGCACCGGCACCACCTCCACGTTAGCTGCGACGTGGAGGTGGGGCCCGACGGGCTCATCACGGTGGGCTCCAAGGACAAGCGCTGTTACATCTATTTCTTGTAG
- the LOC135626643 gene encoding protein HEAT-STRESS-ASSOCIATED 32-like, with amino-acid sequence MPVSRERESKEGEREMASNYYYGWKSFSEDEDRPEKPRCFGVTEIRGPDHCLAGRRHDLEDILESMGEFVDGLKFSGGSHSLMPKEFIREITELAHRHNIYVSTGDWSEHLLRKGPSSFKQYVEDCKNLGFDTIELNAGSLKLPEEALLRFVRLIKGGGLKAKPQFSVKFDRSDIPVTGDRAFGAYIAPVPPSSEIIEDVDLLIRRAERCLEAGADMIMIDADDICKYADSLRSDIIAKIIGRLGLEKTMFEASSGKTSEWFVKRYGPRVNLFVDHSEVMNLECLRGLNLGRNHTSVLGSSFFRI; translated from the exons ATGCCGGTAAGCAGGGAGAGAGAGAgcaaggagggagagagagagatggcatcGAACTACTACTACGGTTGGAAGAGCTTCAGCGAGGACGAGGACCGGCCGGAGAAGCCGCGATGCTTCGGCGTTACCGAGATCAGGGGGCCCGACCACTGCCTCGCCGGCCGTCGCCACGACCTCGAG GACATCTTGGAATCCATGGGAGAGTTTGTCGATGGTTTGAAGTTCTCAGGAGGCTCACATAGTTTGATGCCAAAGGAATTTATTAGGGAAATAACAGAATTGGCACACAGACACAACATATATGTTAGTACAGGTGATTGGTCAGAGCATCTGCTTCGCAAAGGCCCTTCTTCATTCAAACAATATGTTGAG GACTGCAAAAATCTAGGGTTTGACACAATCGAGTTAAATGCTGGATCACTGAAACTTCCTGAAGAAGCACTTTTGAGATTTGTTCGTCTCATCAAGGGTGGGGGCCTTAAAGCCAAGCCACAGTTTTCAGTAAAGTTTGACAGGTCTGATATTCCCGTAACTGGAGATAGAGCTTTTGGAGCCTATATAGCTCCTGTTCCCCCAAGCTCAG AAATCATTGAAGATGTTGATTTGTTAATCAGAAGGGCCGAGCGATGCTTGGAAGCTGGGGCTGATATGATTATGATCGACGCCGACGACATTTGCAAGTATGCTGACTCTCTCAGATCAGACATTATTGCAAAAATCATAGGTCGCTTGGGACTGGAGAAAACCATGTTCGAAGCATCCAGTGGTAAGACTTCAGAGTGGTTCGTCAAGCGCTACGGACCAAGG GTGAATCTTTTTGTCGACCACTCTGAGGTGATGAATCTGGAATGTCTTAGAGGGCTCAACTTGGGCAGAAACCATACATCTGTGCTTGGCTCTTCATTTTTCCGCATTTGA